One Brachyspira pilosicoli P43/6/78 genomic window carries:
- a CDS encoding tRNA (cytidine(34)-2'-O)-methyltransferase produces MKDKINISNENFNVSIALYRPEIPSNTGNIGRLCVGLNISLHIVSKPSFILSAKEIRRAGLDYWEKLNLIKHENEHTFLEYCKENNKRIVPISKFGHIRYDEFNYSDNDILLFGRESTGLRESIWENDAANSVYLPMSDDIRSINVSNTAAIVSYEAFRQLCLNKNI; encoded by the coding sequence ATGAAAGATAAAATTAATATAAGCAATGAAAACTTTAATGTATCAATAGCATTATACAGACCAGAGATTCCTTCTAATACAGGTAATATTGGAAGGCTTTGCGTTGGGTTAAACATATCGCTTCATATAGTATCAAAACCTTCGTTTATACTAAGTGCTAAAGAGATTAGAAGGGCAGGGCTTGATTATTGGGAAAAGTTGAACCTAATAAAACATGAAAATGAACACACTTTTTTAGAATATTGCAAAGAGAACAATAAAAGAATAGTGCCTATATCAAAGTTTGGCCATATCCGCTATGATGAGTTTAATTATAGTGATAATGATATACTTTTATTTGGAAGGGAAAGCACTGGTTTAAGAGAATCTATATGGGAAAATGATGCTGCTAACTCTGTATATTTGCCTATGAGTGATGATATACGCTCTATAAATGTATCAAATACCGCTGCTATAGTTTCTTATGAGGCATTTAGACAATTATGCTTAAATAAAAATATTTAA
- the sdaAA gene encoding L-serine ammonia-lyase, iron-sulfur-dependent, subunit alpha yields the protein MDIKSIESLVATATEQNKKISDIVIDIEANSQKVDRNKVIEQMSSYYDIMRESVINGKKDKFNFVTGLQEDCVEIVEKFYKNKKSILGETIGEVVTAAMAVSGYNACMGKIIAAPTAGSCGIMPAVLTVCENRGYKREDIVHSMFTAGGLADIIAQLATFAGAGGGCQAECGSASAMAACACAEIMGGTPEQCAHAFALSLSAILGLVCDPIAGFVEVPCMSKNVLGAVHAIVCAEMACAGFKSVIPADEVVMAMKEVADGMDERFRETAQGGLANTPTGRAIAEKLLGKINK from the coding sequence ATGGATATAAAATCTATTGAATCATTAGTTGCTACAGCTACAGAACAAAACAAAAAAATTAGTGATATAGTTATAGATATAGAAGCTAATAGTCAAAAAGTTGATAGAAATAAAGTAATAGAGCAGATGTCTAGCTATTATGATATTATGAGAGAATCTGTAATAAATGGCAAAAAAGATAAATTTAATTTTGTAACAGGACTTCAAGAGGACTGTGTTGAAATAGTAGAGAAATTTTACAAAAACAAAAAGAGCATATTAGGAGAGACCATAGGAGAAGTAGTAACAGCAGCTATGGCCGTTAGCGGATATAATGCTTGTATGGGAAAAATTATAGCAGCACCAACAGCAGGAAGCTGCGGAATAATGCCTGCGGTTCTTACCGTATGCGAAAATAGAGGCTATAAAAGAGAAGATATAGTACATTCTATGTTTACAGCTGGAGGACTTGCTGATATTATTGCTCAGCTTGCTACATTTGCAGGAGCTGGCGGAGGTTGTCAGGCTGAATGCGGAAGTGCTTCTGCTATGGCAGCTTGTGCTTGTGCTGAGATTATGGGAGGAACTCCTGAACAGTGTGCTCATGCTTTTGCTTTATCTTTATCTGCTATACTCGGGCTTGTTTGCGACCCTATTGCTGGATTTGTTGAGGTGCCTTGTATGAGTAAAAATGTTTTGGGAGCTGTTCATGCTATAGTTTGTGCTGAGATGGCTTGTGCGGGATTTAAAAGTGTTATTCCTGCTGATGAGGTTGTTATGGCTATGAAAGAAGTTGCTGACGGAATGGACGAAAGATTTAGAGAAACTGCTCAGGGCGGACTTGCTAACACTCCTACAGGACGTGCTATTGCTGAGAAGCTTTTAGGAAAAATTAACAAATAA
- the sdaAB gene encoding L-serine ammonia-lyase, iron-sulfur-dependent subunit beta, whose amino-acid sequence MATLFDIIGPVMIGPSSSHTAGACRIGKLAKKILGEDVKEAKIYLHGSFALTWKGHGTDKAILAGLLGYETYDTQLRDSYKLAEENNLKFEFIPTTLREAFHPNSVYIEVKGQNNEANILASSIGGGLIVLDKVNGIEVHYKGDFPTIAIVNKDVPGIIAKVTSIIFENGINIENMNVTPQFEVLIRDMPS is encoded by the coding sequence ATGGCAACTTTATTTGATATAATAGGACCTGTAATGATAGGACCTTCTAGTTCGCACACGGCAGGGGCTTGCCGTATAGGTAAACTAGCTAAAAAAATTTTGGGCGAAGATGTAAAAGAGGCAAAAATATATTTACACGGTTCTTTTGCTCTTACTTGGAAAGGTCATGGTACTGATAAAGCTATTTTGGCTGGACTTTTAGGATATGAAACTTATGACACTCAGCTTAGAGACAGTTATAAACTAGCTGAAGAAAATAATCTTAAATTTGAATTTATACCAACTACATTAAGAGAAGCTTTTCACCCTAACAGTGTTTATATAGAAGTAAAAGGTCAAAATAATGAGGCAAATATTTTAGCTTCATCTATTGGCGGAGGACTTATTGTATTAGATAAAGTAAATGGTATAGAAGTACATTACAAAGGAGACTTCCCTACTATAGCTATAGTTAATAAAGATGTACCTGGAATTATTGCTAAAGTTACTTCTATTATTTTTGAAAATGGAATTAATATAGAAAATATGAATGTTACTCCTCAATTTGAGGTCCTAATCAGGGATATGCCATCATAG
- a CDS encoding response regulator transcription factor codes for MEKELIYSVEDDDNIRDLIKYTVEEAGFNIECFSNGKDMLEALKNNIPSLILLDIMLPDMEGTDILKIIRTDYAHLPIKVIMLTAKSSEINIVTGLNLGADDYIPKPFSVLELIARIKANLRKKDVRVDTEELTFGEIKLIVKKRVVYVNDRQVSLTQKEFDLLKLLMENANNVVDREMMLEEVWGVEHSMETRTIDMHIKSIRQKLDLKKENIITIRGMGYKLIEI; via the coding sequence ATGGAAAAAGAACTTATTTATTCTGTAGAAGATGATGATAATATAAGAGATTTAATTAAGTACACTGTTGAAGAAGCTGGATTTAATATAGAATGTTTCAGTAATGGTAAGGATATGCTTGAAGCTTTAAAAAACAATATACCTAGTTTAATACTTTTGGATATTATGCTTCCAGATATGGAAGGTACTGATATATTAAAAATAATAAGAACAGATTATGCACATTTACCTATAAAAGTAATAATGCTTACAGCAAAATCTAGTGAAATCAATATAGTTACAGGGCTTAATTTGGGTGCTGATGACTATATACCAAAACCTTTCTCTGTATTAGAACTCATAGCTAGAATTAAAGCTAATTTAAGAAAAAAAGACGTGAGAGTAGATACAGAAGAATTGACATTTGGCGAGATTAAGCTAATAGTAAAAAAAAGAGTTGTGTATGTTAATGATAGGCAAGTTTCGCTCACTCAAAAAGAGTTTGACCTTTTAAAACTTCTTATGGAAAATGCTAATAATGTTGTAGATAGAGAGATGATGCTTGAAGAGGTTTGGGGAGTAGAACATTCTATGGAAACTAGAACTATTGATATGCATATTAAATCTATTAGACAAAAATTAGATTTAAAAAAAGAAAATATTATTACTATTAGAGGAATGGGATATAAATTAATAGAAATTTAA
- a CDS encoding GNAT family N-acetyltransferase, producing the protein MIKTERLIIRQFNIDDTEALFSILSDKEVNKYLPWFPFTSIEETKNHLQKFYLDTNNNKNFYRYAVCLKENNIPIGYIHFENNNDSNDFGYGLKKEYWNKGIITEASKKVIEKLKNDNIKYITATHDINNIASGEVMKKIGMHYKYSYEELWQPKNILVTFRMYQLNLDDNKSRVYDVYLNKYKKHFIEKI; encoded by the coding sequence ATGATTAAAACAGAAAGACTCATAATAAGACAATTTAATATTGATGACACCGAAGCATTATTCAGTATTCTATCAGACAAAGAAGTTAATAAATATCTTCCTTGGTTTCCTTTCACAAGCATAGAAGAGACAAAAAATCATTTACAAAAATTTTATTTAGATACAAACAATAATAAGAATTTTTATAGATACGCCGTTTGCTTAAAAGAAAATAATATTCCTATAGGTTATATACATTTTGAAAACAATAATGATAGCAATGATTTTGGATATGGACTTAAAAAAGAATATTGGAACAAAGGCATAATAACAGAGGCTTCAAAAAAAGTTATAGAGAAATTAAAAAATGATAATATAAAATATATTACGGCAACACATGATATAAATAATATTGCAAGCGGAGAAGTAATGAAAAAAATTGGCATGCATTATAAATATAGTTATGAGGAACTATGGCAGCCAAAAAATATATTAGTAACTTTTAGAATGTATCAATTAAACTTAGATGATAATAAATCAAGAGTTTATGATGTTTACTTAAACAAATACAAAAAACATTTTATAGAAAAAATTTAA
- a CDS encoding DUF3536 domain-containing protein — protein MKYLILHGHFYQPPRENPFLGEIEKEISASPAHDWNERITNECYSPNAYSRILDGYGRITDMSNNYQYISFNFGPTLLDYIADKKPDLLKRILEADKLSMERLGYGNAIAQVYNHIILPLAKKEDMVVQIKWGLYNFEKYFKRKSKGIWLSETAINLDVVDALCDCGVKFTILSPYQAHYVKGITQTDVSGARIDTSKPYWLYGHNGKRIAVFFYDPYISNAIAFEHLLCSAEKLAERIRNAYGDRKLVNIATDGESYGHHEPFGDMCLARYFQDNIHYDNITPTNYEHYLSICPPSEEVILHEGEGKRGTSWSCSHGVERWRSNCGCGGDGVIDLSWRTGLREAFDILRNMQDKLFALFLNFTNESRNSLREEYVRAIYNDSDAKDLYEICSKYISFKEFIFLMESYKYSLFAYTSCGWFFEDVSRIEPIKNMQYAERSFHYARMLVKDKDAPFVEEAYQGFLKALETSISNKKEHHTARYFYEKNAKIDLFTKLYIINQFIFNLIASNYKEKDINIFKHNIKATLIDKNHIEGVMTDNITSDLYFKVDTVEENYELKNNITLSEYKDCNDNLVYTMHLKDLSSDIRDKFSDSLFKDDISKLDDIMHKIYPEYKKLFKYFNTNDITPDYDYRRLMGAMDSPILRELIVSKGREAYDEVSKELKDARNAGIFISNSGISEVVGENIKNALNELYETGNGKIIFDLLRDIKFLSNNDMPIDRNTYENIFYKILLKYKGLLISFNEEEKKLFVELGYWLNFNMDNI, from the coding sequence ATGAAATATTTGATATTGCATGGGCATTTTTATCAGCCTCCAAGAGAAAATCCGTTTTTGGGAGAGATAGAAAAAGAAATAAGTGCATCGCCTGCTCATGATTGGAATGAAAGAATAACTAATGAATGTTATAGCCCAAATGCTTATTCAAGAATATTAGACGGTTATGGAAGAATTACGGATATGTCTAATAATTATCAGTATATAAGCTTTAATTTTGGACCTACATTATTGGATTATATTGCTGATAAGAAGCCGGATTTATTAAAGAGAATATTAGAAGCAGATAAACTTAGTATGGAAAGGTTAGGGTATGGTAATGCAATTGCTCAGGTTTATAATCATATAATTTTACCGCTTGCCAAAAAAGAAGATATGGTGGTACAGATTAAATGGGGACTTTACAATTTTGAAAAATATTTCAAAAGAAAGTCAAAGGGTATATGGCTTTCTGAGACTGCTATAAATTTAGATGTTGTTGATGCTTTATGCGACTGTGGGGTTAAGTTTACAATACTTTCTCCATATCAGGCACATTATGTTAAAGGTATTACTCAAACTGATGTATCCGGTGCTAGAATAGACACATCAAAACCTTATTGGCTTTATGGGCATAATGGTAAGAGAATTGCTGTATTTTTTTATGACCCTTATATATCTAACGCTATAGCTTTTGAACATTTGCTTTGTTCTGCTGAGAAATTAGCTGAGAGAATAAGAAATGCTTATGGTGATAGAAAGCTTGTAAATATTGCTACAGATGGCGAGAGTTATGGACATCATGAGCCTTTTGGTGATATGTGTTTGGCTAGATATTTTCAAGATAATATTCACTATGATAATATTACGCCTACAAATTATGAGCATTATTTAAGTATATGTCCTCCTAGTGAAGAGGTGATATTGCATGAAGGTGAAGGTAAAAGAGGTACTTCTTGGAGCTGTTCGCATGGTGTTGAGAGGTGGAGAAGTAATTGCGGATGCGGCGGTGATGGTGTTATTGACTTATCTTGGAGGACTGGACTTAGAGAAGCTTTTGATATACTTAGAAATATGCAAGACAAATTATTTGCATTATTTTTAAACTTTACAAATGAATCTAGAAATTCTCTTAGGGAAGAGTATGTTAGGGCTATATATAATGATTCTGATGCTAAAGATTTATACGAAATATGCTCCAAATATATATCTTTCAAAGAGTTTATATTTTTAATGGAATCTTATAAATATTCTTTATTTGCTTATACTTCTTGCGGTTGGTTTTTTGAAGATGTTTCTAGAATAGAGCCTATCAAAAATATGCAATATGCAGAGAGGTCTTTTCATTATGCTAGAATGCTTGTCAAAGATAAAGATGCTCCTTTTGTAGAAGAGGCTTATCAAGGATTTTTAAAAGCATTAGAGACTTCAATTAGTAATAAAAAAGAACATCATACTGCCAGATATTTTTATGAGAAAAATGCTAAGATAGATTTATTTACTAAACTTTATATTATCAATCAGTTTATATTTAATTTAATTGCTAGTAATTATAAAGAAAAAGATATAAATATTTTTAAGCATAATATTAAAGCTACTCTAATAGATAAAAATCATATTGAAGGAGTAATGACTGATAATATAACATCAGATTTATATTTTAAAGTTGATACTGTTGAAGAGAATTATGAATTAAAAAATAATATCACTCTTTCTGAATATAAGGATTGTAATGATAATTTAGTATATACTATGCATTTGAAAGATTTAAGTTCTGATATTAGAGATAAGTTTTCAGATTCATTATTTAAAGATGATATTTCAAAATTAGATGATATAATGCATAAAATATATCCTGAATATAAAAAACTATTTAAATATTTCAATACAAATGATATTACACCAGATTATGACTATAGAAGATTAATGGGAGCTATGGATTCTCCTATATTAAGAGAGCTTATAGTATCAAAAGGAAGAGAGGCATATGATGAGGTGTCTAAGGAATTAAAAGATGCTAGAAATGCTGGTATATTTATTTCTAACAGCGGTATATCTGAGGTTGTTGGAGAGAATATTAAAAATGCATTAAATGAGCTTTATGAAACAGGAAATGGAAAAATTATATTTGATTTACTTAGGGATATTAAGTTTTTATCTAATAATGATATGCCAATAGATAGAAATACTTATGAAAATATATTTTATAAGATACTTCTAAAATATAAAGGTCTTCTTATAAGTTTTAATGAAGAAGAGAAAAAATTATTTGTGGAGCTTGGATATTGGCTTAATTTTAATATGGATAATATTTAA
- a CDS encoding dicarboxylate/amino acid:cation symporter: protein MKSSFWKNYRFPILLVSGVVVGSILGIVLKEKATVLKPFGDIFINILFTVVVPLIFLSITNSIIQMDNMKRLGKIVASMFVVFIITGLIAATIMIVTVRVFNPAEGFTMPITQVEEPNPPKVSEQLVKMVTVTDFKDLLSISNMLPLIVFSLFFGFSIKLVGEKAQPLIPVINAATLALMKLVGIIMYYAPIGLGAYFANLVGKFGPELIGTYARACAVYYPAAFLYFFIFFPIYGYIAAGKYGVKSMKYLITPMITSLSTQSSIATLPINLEASKKIGVNEDVRNIVLPIGATAHMDGTCLSGILKIAFLYGVFGMNFTGIDVWVGSIIFVVLAGMANGAIPGGGLISEMLIVSIYGFPPEAFPLIATIGILVDPPATMVNSVGDNVAGMLVSRIVEGKEWFKQKVTQA, encoded by the coding sequence ATGAAAAGTTCTTTTTGGAAAAATTATAGGTTCCCGATACTGTTAGTTTCAGGAGTAGTTGTAGGAAGTATATTGGGAATAGTTCTCAAAGAGAAGGCTACAGTTTTAAAGCCGTTTGGGGATATATTTATTAATATACTATTTACTGTAGTTGTGCCTTTGATATTTTTATCTATTACAAACTCTATTATTCAAATGGATAATATGAAGAGATTAGGTAAAATAGTAGCTTCAATGTTTGTAGTATTTATTATCACAGGACTTATTGCTGCAACTATAATGATAGTTACTGTTAGAGTATTTAATCCTGCTGAAGGTTTTACTATGCCTATCACTCAAGTTGAAGAGCCTAATCCTCCTAAAGTTTCAGAACAATTAGTAAAGATGGTTACTGTTACAGATTTTAAAGATTTGCTTTCTATAAGCAACATGCTTCCTCTTATAGTATTTTCTTTATTCTTTGGTTTTTCTATAAAGTTGGTAGGAGAAAAAGCTCAACCATTAATCCCTGTTATTAATGCGGCCACACTTGCTTTAATGAAATTAGTAGGCATTATAATGTATTATGCTCCTATAGGTTTAGGTGCTTATTTTGCTAATTTGGTTGGTAAGTTTGGACCGGAATTGATAGGTACTTATGCTAGGGCTTGTGCTGTTTATTATCCTGCAGCTTTCTTATATTTCTTTATCTTCTTCCCTATTTATGGATATATTGCTGCTGGAAAATATGGAGTAAAATCTATGAAATATTTAATTACTCCTATGATAACTTCTTTATCAACACAAAGCTCTATTGCTACACTCCCTATAAACTTGGAAGCTTCTAAAAAAATAGGTGTTAATGAAGATGTTAGAAATATAGTTTTACCTATAGGTGCTACTGCTCATATGGATGGTACTTGCTTAAGCGGAATATTGAAGATTGCTTTCCTTTATGGTGTATTTGGAATGAACTTCACTGGTATTGATGTTTGGGTTGGTTCTATAATATTTGTTGTACTTGCTGGTATGGCTAATGGTGCTATACCTGGTGGCGGACTTATAAGTGAGATGCTTATTGTTTCTATATACGGCTTCCCACCTGAGGCTTTCCCTTTGATTGCTACTATTGGTATATTGGTTGACCCTCCTGCTACTATGGTTAATTCTGTTGGTGATAATGTTGCTGGTATGTTGGTTTCAAGAATAGTAGAAGGAAAAGAATGGTTTAAACAAAAAGTTACTCAAGCTTAA
- the xerD gene encoding site-specific tyrosine recombinase XerD produces MSVKQISDQEILSMYLNYESMEKGLSQNTLESYRRDIVIYLDFLGRNKKTILKATRKDIEKFLSERKEQGSKSRTVARNKVSIVNLYKFLVMENYISKNPTDNLEVIRLKRVLPESLTTEEVDDLLSVHNEKTDKGLRDKAIFELMYSSGLRVSEICSLKIEDIFFDEKYLKICGKGKRERIVPINDKALDILKRYIQTSRVVMVKGKKTSELFLNFRGDKISRVGIWKIVKEAMKKSGIEKNVYPHTLRHSFATHLIQHGADLRSVQRMLGHSDITTTEIYTHVDSTHLKKQIAKHPKYTKHTRQNS; encoded by the coding sequence ATGTCAGTGAAGCAAATTTCAGATCAAGAAATATTATCAATGTATTTAAATTATGAGTCAATGGAGAAGGGGTTGTCACAAAATACGCTAGAGTCTTATAGAAGAGACATAGTAATATATTTAGATTTTCTAGGTAGAAATAAGAAAACAATATTAAAAGCTACTAGAAAAGATATAGAAAAGTTCTTGAGTGAAAGAAAAGAGCAAGGTTCAAAATCTAGAACAGTTGCAAGGAATAAAGTTAGTATAGTTAATTTGTATAAATTTTTGGTAATGGAAAATTATATTTCTAAGAACCCTACTGATAATTTAGAGGTAATACGTTTAAAGAGAGTGTTGCCTGAATCTTTAACTACAGAAGAGGTTGATGATTTATTGTCTGTGCATAATGAAAAAACAGATAAGGGTTTAAGAGATAAGGCTATATTTGAACTAATGTATTCTTCAGGACTTAGAGTTAGTGAAATTTGTTCATTAAAAATAGAAGATATATTCTTTGATGAGAAGTATTTAAAAATTTGCGGTAAAGGTAAAAGAGAGAGAATAGTTCCTATTAATGATAAAGCTTTAGATATTTTAAAAAGATATATTCAAACCAGCAGAGTAGTGATGGTTAAAGGTAAAAAGACTAGTGAATTATTTTTAAACTTTAGAGGCGATAAAATCTCTAGAGTAGGTATTTGGAAGATAGTAAAAGAGGCAATGAAAAAAAGCGGTATAGAGAAAAATGTTTATCCTCATACTTTAAGACATAGCTTTGCCACACACCTTATTCAGCATGGTGCAGATTTAAGGTCAGTTCAAAGAATGTTGGGGCATTCTGATATTACTACAACCGAAATATATACACATGTGGATTCTACACATTTAAAAAAGCAAATTGCTAAACACCCTAAATATACAAAACATACTAGACAAAACAGCTAA
- a CDS encoding SoxR reducing system RseC family protein → MRRELAIVLETYNNNIAKVQLQRSSSCDGCKICSTGKPIILRAINNINASNGDNVIIEVEELKKSANFFVYIIPLICLIIGYFVGNYISKIANINHDLGPVISFVFFFVYVFFGVLKLKKNNNKVIANIIAKNKL, encoded by the coding sequence ATGAGAAGAGAATTAGCTATTGTTTTAGAAACATATAATAACAATATTGCTAAAGTACAATTACAAAGAAGTTCTAGTTGTGATGGCTGTAAAATATGTTCAACAGGCAAACCAATTATATTAAGAGCTATAAACAACATAAATGCTTCTAATGGAGATAATGTGATTATAGAAGTAGAAGAACTAAAAAAATCTGCCAATTTCTTTGTATATATAATACCTCTAATATGTCTTATAATAGGATATTTTGTAGGTAATTATATATCTAAAATTGCTAATATTAATCATGATTTAGGACCTGTAATTTCTTTTGTATTCTTTTTTGTTTATGTTTTTTTTGGCGTACTAAAATTGAAAAAAAATAATAATAAGGTTATAGCTAATATAATAGCAAAAAATAAATTATGA
- the gltA gene encoding NADPH-dependent glutamate synthase, whose protein sequence is MPQRSAEERKKDFKEVPLGYTEEQAYTESLRCLDCKVPHCMEGCPAKVKIPEFIGLIAEKKFLEAAKKIKETNALPAACGRVCPQETQCEQRCVVGKKFEPVAIGKLEMFVADYERKHAQYDGLKVEKNGKKVCIVGAGPAGLACAGDLIKLGYDVTVLEALHTIGGVLMYGIPEFRLPKELVAHEVENLKKDGVKFKINEVAGISLDFQELRKEYDAIFLGTGAGLPAFLNIPGENYCGVYSANEYLTRVNLMGAYKFPEVDTPVIRHKKVAVLGGGNVAMDACRTAVRLGAEKVYIVYRRTEKELPARLEEVHHAMEEGVDFRFLRAPLEILADENDNVKAVRTQVMELGEPDADGRRKPVPVEGKTEDIEVDAVIVAIGTTPNPLISRKVPELQTTKKGTYVIDEETGATSVEGVFAGGDAARGAATVILAIGDGKRAAAGIHKYLSK, encoded by the coding sequence ATGCCTCAAAGAAGTGCCGAAGAGCGTAAAAAGGATTTTAAAGAAGTTCCTTTAGGATATACAGAAGAACAAGCTTATACTGAATCATTAAGATGTTTGGATTGTAAAGTTCCGCATTGTATGGAAGGCTGTCCTGCTAAGGTAAAAATCCCTGAGTTTATAGGGCTTATAGCTGAAAAGAAATTTTTAGAAGCAGCTAAAAAAATAAAAGAAACTAACGCATTACCTGCAGCTTGCGGAAGAGTATGTCCTCAAGAAACTCAGTGTGAGCAAAGATGTGTTGTTGGTAAGAAATTTGAGCCTGTTGCTATTGGTAAATTAGAAATGTTTGTTGCTGACTATGAAAGAAAACATGCTCAATATGATGGCTTAAAAGTAGAAAAAAATGGTAAAAAAGTATGTATTGTAGGTGCTGGTCCTGCTGGTTTAGCTTGTGCTGGCGACTTAATAAAATTAGGTTATGATGTTACAGTGCTTGAGGCTTTACATACTATAGGCGGGGTACTTATGTATGGTATTCCTGAGTTTCGTTTGCCTAAAGAATTGGTTGCTCATGAGGTAGAAAACCTTAAGAAAGATGGTGTTAAATTTAAAATAAATGAAGTTGCTGGTATATCTTTGGATTTCCAAGAGTTAAGAAAAGAGTATGATGCTATATTCTTGGGTACTGGTGCTGGACTTCCTGCTTTTTTAAATATACCTGGTGAAAATTACTGCGGAGTTTATTCTGCTAATGAATATTTAACTCGTGTAAATTTAATGGGTGCATATAAATTCCCAGAAGTAGATACTCCTGTTATAAGACACAAAAAAGTTGCTGTATTAGGCGGCGGTAACGTGGCTATGGATGCTTGCAGAACTGCTGTAAGACTTGGTGCTGAAAAAGTATATATAGTTTATAGAAGAACAGAAAAAGAGCTTCCTGCAAGATTAGAAGAAGTTCATCACGCTATGGAAGAGGGAGTTGATTTTAGATTCTTAAGAGCTCCTTTAGAAATTCTAGCTGATGAAAATGATAATGTAAAAGCAGTTAGAACTCAAGTTATGGAACTTGGTGAGCCTGATGCTGATGGAAGAAGAAAACCTGTTCCTGTTGAAGGTAAAACTGAAGATATAGAAGTTGATGCTGTTATTGTTGCTATAGGTACTACTCCTAATCCGCTTATATCTAGAAAAGTGCCTGAATTACAAACTACTAAAAAAGGTACTTATGTTATAGATGAAGAGACTGGTGCTACTTCTGTAGAGGGAGTATTTGCTGGCGGTGATGCTGCTCGCGGTGCTGCTACTGTTATACTTGCTATTGGTGACGGTAAAAGAGCTGCGGCTGGTATACATAAATATTTATCTAAGTAA